A window of Ursus arctos isolate Adak ecotype North America unplaced genomic scaffold, UrsArc2.0 scaffold_16, whole genome shotgun sequence genomic DNA:
tagttttaatctgtgttcctttttctttcaaagagaatAAGCACTTTTTCGTATTGTTAGAGCCACCCACTCTTCATTTTCTGTGTATTGTTTGTTTgtaaactttgttcttttttttttttaaatccaaaatgtGTTGATTGGGGTAGTTTGCCCCTCATCTTGATTCAGGGTGCTTTTAGCGCTGCTTTCTGTCTGAAGGAGCATCCGTTAGCCTTGATTTTCCTCCCATAGGCTAGCAAAGGACAGTGGTGCAGCCAACACACAAAACTATTGTTTGTGCATGGCTAAAGGCGGTGGTGATTTTGTAGCATCCTGGGCACTTCACATCCATGAAGTAGGACTTAGGGCTCTGCGCCAGGCACTTCTTgtgcttccttttctcctccaggATGGGTGGAGGAGGTCCTTCAAGAGGGGATGTTCTTGTGGGGAGGTCGGCACTGCTGGAAAggctcatgttttgtttttgaaaattggGATGTTGGCTTTTTTACATCAGATTGTAGGAACTCTTTCTACTTAAGGAAATTAGCTGTTCATCTGTGATATAAGTTACAAATATTCTAAGGAATCCATTTTCAACTTTCTAGGAAGTAGTTATTTACAGTGCAACTGCATAATCATCCAGGGTCAGAAATATTCCATGTTACCCACTTAAAAGACCTGGAAAATATATGAACTCAGACTGTTGTTTATCTCAGCATTGGACCATCACCATAATTAGAGTAGATACAATAGCTTTTAAcatctgctttcccctctgcATTTCTCACCTGAGTGCAATTACAGATTCTTCCAAGTCAAAGCAGAGACCTGTTTTTACCTTATGCCCATAGTTCTTTATTCTCCTTTAGCATTTTTCATTACGCCCCTGCCTGTTGCCTGACTTCTGTAATATGTTCTTCCTTTCAGTGCCAGCAGTTGAGATTTCTCGAAAGAATGAAATGTCAGTGCACATGTAACTTTTAACTAGTTTTCACCAGTCAAGTATAAAAAGACACTATCATAAATGTCATAAAGAGGAGTTGTCTTCCATTTTTTCTGTACCTAcccaaagaaaaaagataaaatctttctGCATATTTATACTACTTCTTTGAATGCGTGAGAGGGCCAGAATGTAAGAGGGGACCTAGAGTTGTGACCACTTTGAGTATATCTTTGTCAGCAGCTTGCTGTGAAAattcatattgtttttattttataacgtgtactttttttccctctagcatcTTCTCTTTCTGAAGAATTGAAACATTTTGCAGAGAGCCTGGAAAGTAATGGAACTCTACAAAAATGTTTTGAAGATTCAAAAGGGTATGTGCAGTTCCCTTTCTGTCCTAAATTATAATTGAATTAAGACTTTTCATTATAATTAGttgtttattcactcaacaaacatttatccagCATCTTCTACACACCAGCCTCTTCTAGATGCTggagataaaatgataaataagtcAAGCAAGGTCCTTCTTACGTATTTTAACAGGAGAGACAatcaaatacatagaaaataaggATTTTAGGTAGTGACGATCTAAGAAGTCAGTAACTATGACAGTGACTTGAGGGGATGGGCAACTTTAGTTAGTATTCAGAGAAGACCTGTAAGACCTGAGTGGTGGGATGGAATCAGCCATGGAAGAAAAGCATCGTTCAGATCTTTGCTAGCAATGCAAGTTGGTGATAAACTTAAGTTCTTCAGCTGTTGGTAAGCAAGAATATTAGGAGAAGTTTTTAAATCCCACCCCCAAACTGGTAGTTCCTCTACAGGGGCAGGGCCTATCCTGCTTTGCAACAATTCATGTCACTTGGGCCTACCTCATAAAACTTTTTAGTTTTGAATTCACAAAGGTCTGCTTTCCCACAGATTGTTAGAATTAACATTGCTATCCAGGAAATGAAAAGTACGTTGGCTCGACATAGTATCTCTTTTAATGCAGTGTTTTTAAGCTGTTAGCTGCTGCGTCTCAGTGAGAGGTGATGGAGGCTATGTGTCACAGGCGTttgtagagaaaaatgaaaggcgGCACAGCTAACTTGTCTTTGCCAGGTAAAATACCAAGTACATCTGCAGAATTTTGGCATTTTCGGTGCCTGCTTCTTTTGCATCAGGATTAGTAACCCAACTGAGCTGAGCCTTTGGTGTAAGTAAATGTGATCCCTGGCCACTGATAGTATCATTTGGAGTGGGAAGAAAAGATGGTCATATACAAAAGTATTGTTGGGCCTTAAAAGATGGCTCAAAAAAAGGGACTCGAAAATGATGTgaacagggggcacctgggcagctcagtcagttgagtgtccgactcttggatTCTGCTCCGGTGTACTGATCTCAtggcttgtgagatcaagccccgagtcgggctccatgctcagtgggagtctacttggatattctctctctctgtcccttcctccaatcactctttctctgtctctctttctctcaaataaataaatcttttaaaaaaatgatgtgaaCAAAAGTTTGGAGATGGTAAACGCCAGATGTTTGAGGGTCAGGCTGAGTGAGATTATATGGGACAGAATAGGTGAAAGGCAACAATTGGAATCAAAGTTAATGAGCTGGTTGGAGCCAAAACACAGCCTAAAGTGCCAGGTTAAGGAGTTTTGACTTTTATTCTGAATGCGGTGGAGAGTCACAGAAtttaaggcaaggaaaacaaaattatggaATATTTTAGGGAAGGGTAATCTGGCTATAGGTGAATTGGAATCgatgagagaaacagaaaataaagagaccACTGAGGAAACTGTTATCTAGTGCAAAAGGGAGATAGAGCCcaagaataaatgtttgttgaaaaatGAATTCTGAACATCTTTTACTGCCATTAAAATTATGTAAGGCATCCTATTAAAAGCAAGGGCTCTTGAAAGATTTATGTTGATCTTACAATCCTATCTGTATTCCAGAAAAGAATCAGATTTGTCTCTGGAAACGTCAGTGGCTGAGATGAAGGAATACATAACAAAGTAAGTGAAAATGAATGATCCTTTGTTGGAAAATCTAAATTCATCCGGAGAAAATAACTAGGTTTGGAAAAAATGAATAGTAAACATCCCATTCAGAGTCTCAGTACTAGTGTGTTAACACTAGAATTCAGAAAGCTGCATATTGGGATCTTGTGGGCTCTACTCAGGGCCAGTTTCATAGAATGGAGTCTAGGGAATAAGGATGTTAATTTGATTTTAAGAACTCATGTTTGAGTTGATTAAATTAATATCCTCCCAATCAGTCGGGCTTTCTAATCCTTTAATGTCCTTTTTACTCACATCTTCGAACCATAGTAGAGACCTAATGTACTTACTGTTGCCCTGAGTGATTCCGAATGAGATGATCAAAAGtaactgattttttccccctgatttcTATAGATTTTCTGTAGAACGTCAGTCTTGGGATCAGCTCTTGCAGCACTACCAGAAGGAGGCTGAAGAGATCATATCCAGGTTAGATCCATGACTGGAAATAGGAAGCAATCTTTCTACCTTGTGGAATTTGATTTGCATTGATTTCAGTTCTGTTAGCACAAATTGAAGAATGACTCTTTCTCATAGGCCAATCAATTCATCAAAGCTCTGTAAAATGTGTATTAGCACTCTAGGACTATAAATGGAGAGTTgcgggaaggggaaggagagtaGGTGTCACTATTTTCAGTCAAAGAACAGAATTGCTTCTGTTCTGTGTCCTTGGCTGCTGTTCCACATCCTGGGGGAGACAGGCATATCTCTGCCCTGTACCGGGGTACCTTTTTTTTGGGATTGGACCAAAAACTTGGTCAGGGCACATCAGTTTGTACGTGGCCTTCAAGCTGCAGGTACGGGAGAGAACCCTGGCCAGGTTCTTCATGGAGGTGCAAAGACATGGAGGTGGGTGATGAAAGCGCACAGGAAAGAGGATCTTTGGGTCCTAAAGGCATAAGAGAGTGGGAAGGCGCTAGACTTTGATTTAATTGGCCATCTAAGCCActtaagcttttttttcccccaacagaaTCTCAGCTGGAAACCCAAATATAAAACGTTAGCTAAAACCCTAACTGCAGAGTGGCTTCTTAGTAAAGAGGTGCTTTCAGGAGCATAGTTGGAAAACTTCTGCAGTCCAGGCACTGATGGTCACCAGTTACTTTATTCGCCCCTTACATGTTCTGTTTATGAAGCTAGGTAAAGTATAAGATGGCAGTTTCAGAATAAGAACTTTTGATGTGGCATAGCTTATTGGTTAAGAGGAATGCTTCTGGAAGCAGATTGTCTCTGTTCAAATACTAACTACTCCTTCATTTTGTTCCCTTGGGGATGCTAGTAATCTCTAAGCTTGAAGATCCTCTTGAAAATGGGGTTAATATTAGTACCCACCTCGTTGGGTTATTGTGAGTGTTAAATGAGGCGAAATGGAGGAACGTGTTTAGCAGGGTCTAGCAGTCAGGAAATTGTAGGAGTGGTTGTTGTTAAAGAGTTCTCAGTTTTCACGAACTCTCCATCATATTCGGTTATTTCAGATAATTGAAGTGGCCCAGGTTTTTTTGGAAGAGACCATAGACATGGATTTCAGGAAAGCAAGCTTTGGCTTTACCTCACATATAGTCCTTTTTGTAAATGGACCTTACTGTTAGGTGGAGTCAACTGATCTGAAGGTTCTAGCATTTCCTGGAGTCCAGTGGTATAAATATGTTAACACTGGAATAATCATTTCAGACCCCCTGTTAATAAGAGAGCCTACGCCTACAGTAGAGTGGAATAATATTTGTTCAGGTTAATAAAGCCTATTGGAAACTTTTCCCCTAGGTTGTCTTACATATCTTCCCCCAAAGAATGATTATAAAAAttccttgaggggcgcctgggtggctcagtttgttaagcatctgcctttggctcaggtcacgatcccagggtcccaggatcgagccctgctcagtggggagtctgcttctctttctccatctcccctctgctcgtgctcactatctctttcaaataaataaataataaaaagcctttaaaaaaattccttgaacgctcttctgttctttttttttttcctccagaggaTCAGCTGAAACCAAAGTTACTGAAGTTGAAGTGGAACCTGCAACATATCTTGGATCTTCCCAGAGTGAAGTCCTTAATAAAAAGCCTGACTACCAGAAGATATTGCAGAACCAGAATAAAGTCTTTGATTATATGGAGCTGGTGGTGAGTTGGCTCATGTTAATTTGGTGATTTAGCTTTGCTATGTTGTCAGCCTTGGAAGTTAAGAAGAGACCTGGAGAATATGTGTAATGAGATAAGTGTATTCAGCTCTACTTTGGGAAAACATGGAgggacaataaaaaaaataaatatgtggtgATAAGAGCTAATAAAGCAGGGTAAAGAGAGAGTATAcaggaagggcagcaggttgCTGTATAGAGAGCAGTTGTTGATGGTCCTGTAAgtggagctgcaggcagagggagagggagaagcaggctccccactgagcagggagcccaacatagggttcaatctcaggaccctgggatcatgacctgagccaaaggcagacgcttaaccgacctagccactcaggtgccctctctaagatgccctttttttttttttttttaagatttttaaatatatttatatttgacagagagagacagtgagagagggaacacaagcaatgggagtaggagagggagaagcaggcttcctgccgagcagggagcccgatgcagggctggatcccaggacgctgggatcatgacctgagccgaaggcagacacttaacagctgaaccacccagacaccctaagGTGCCATTTTAACAGAGActtgaaagaaaggaggaagtgaGCCATGAGGACATTTGGGAGAATAGTATTGTATCACTCCAAGATAGGAAGCAGATGCACTTGATAAAGGTTAATTGAAGGAGTGATATATAAAGTGTGGCTGTTGAGGAAACCACAAGGATTAGTGAAGTAACCTGGGGTTTAGAGGCAGCTGAACTCTTACTATCCCTAGGCCTGAAGGGCGGAGGGGAAGGACAATGTGGTACCAGAGGAAGAAAGTCATATAGTGGGCTGCTTTTTGAGAGAGCCATGACCTTCAGTTGAGAGACAAAACTAACTCAAGACGACCCTTCCGGCAAGCCTGCATAAAAACATCCTGACTTTATTCAGCTCCCTCCCACTTGGGTTCCCTCTTAGCTAAACCTGCCCAGACACCAGAGGATGTGGAGTTCTGTTTGAGGTTATGGGTTGCAGCCTCCCAGGGCATAGAGCAACATGGAGAAGTACAGAGCATgaatctggaagagcaaacaaaATGTATGGCACAAACATTCCAGATTGAAAAGACAGCAAAGGCAAAGCTCCTGAGCAGGAGTTTGCTTGTCCTTTTTTGAGGAACATCAAAGAAGCCACGGACCCTTATAGCTCACAGCTGTCTTTCATGTGCAGATGGACGAACTGCAAGGCTCAGTGAAGCAGCTGCATGCTTTTATGGATGAAAGTACCCAATGTCTCCAGAAGGTGTCAGTACAGCTCGGTGAGTGTGTCTTCAGGGGACTAGAGCTTGCACTATTTTATATACGATAGCCCTTCAGATACATACTGCCCTTCAAAGCATATTGTCTCAGAGAATAAGGCCTATATgagatgatttctttttctcccctcataATAATTATTGTGCTGTGTGTACTCAGAGTTGATGGGAAATTTCTAGATGTTAATTCCACAGGAACACCGTAGACTGAAAATTAAATCCCCACACACCGGGTTGTTGTTTTATTAAATCCAAGTTTTTAAATACCCATTGacattttcctcttcattcttcaacaGTCCACTAAGTGACATTGACATTACTTCCCTGTTGCTTTTCCTTGGCCTTCTCCAGCCCTAAATTATTTGCTATATataccttcattttctcattaCATTATAGTATGAATTGTGGTTGCAGCTGGCTTTCCTGCCAGACTGCCatctccttgaggacagagactcTCTTGTCATTGTAATGCCCTTCAGTGTCTGGCACAGTGTCCATACAGcaagttttcaataaatgttattttgaatTCAACTGGAATTTACTTTTGTCTTTCCTCTTCAGGGAAGAGAAGCACACAACAGTTAGATCCCTCACCAGCTCGAAAACTGCTCAAGCTTCAGCCACGGAACCCACCTACCACACGTTGCTCTAGGTCTTGTCAGTGACTTCATGAAGCTTTCCTGCCACGAGGTGCTCcagaggagagagatgggaagagtGCCCCAGTACATGGCAACTGGATGGCAGTCTGAGCTGGCGATAGCTGCCCTGTTGCCTTTGAGGACTGGCTGAATGTAGAGCCCTgcagtttttttcctaaagtgaCAGAATGTATGCATCTGTAAGAGTGTAGTATAGATACTTTTTCCAAGAATGTGCAAAATGCTTGCAACTTCTGTTGTGGAATGACCTTGAGAACTAGTAGCCCATTCTTTTAAATATCCTTCATGGTCAGTAATCTTCATCTTGTGAAGGTGTTTTTTAGGTTTTGAAACAATCGAGTCATTCAGGACCAAATCCAGGGGAACATTTCAGGGGTCACGTTGGGTTCTGGTAGTAAAGGAATGAGGCTGATTTTCTAGTGTGGCCCTGGAGATGATTTTTGGTGGAGGAGTTGGAGTGTCGTTCGCATCATGAGGATAAACGTCTATCACTTTACACAATGTCCAAATTGAAGGAAGTACCACTCATTCTCTGTCCTGTTGTCTACAGTGTGCTTTAGGTTTTAGTTTAGGTTTGAGTTGGCATCCTAAATCCTGGGTTCATGGCAGGAAGGGGCTAAGTACTGTTTTTcattattctctatttttaatactttgcATTATAAACTTGCACATtattaaaatctttcttttgtgtttgtgtatatgttgagcatataaaaaaaatttttaggacAGTGGGAGCTTAGCAGAAAATAGGATTCTTTGCCAAGATGCTGAAGTGAACAGTAGTGTGAAAATATGCCTCAGCATTAATTACCAGGAAAACACCAACTAATTTattgttaatgttttttattctctGATCCTCCTAATAGGATGAAGCCTACTTCATTTAAATACCCAGACATAATCTTAACTCTTAAACCTTGGCCTAAGTACCAATTAGTGAAAGGTGATATCTCTTTCCTTTgacctacattctttttttttttttttttagagatttatttatttgatagggagaATCGGGTAGAGCCCCACATGaagcttaatcccaggaccccaagatcatgacctgagccgaaggcagatgcttaaccgactgaaccacccaggcaccctcccacattcctttttctttcacgTATTTACAGAGCccctgctatatgccaggcacagttctaagaAATAGGGAGAGAGCAAAGAACACAAACAGACATGGCAGTTGCTCATAGTGTCTGGAACTTAGTAGGCATGTGACCTATGTGTTAAAAGCCTAAGTGCCACTTACTGTGACCGAgaaaaagttatttaacctcttatCTGTAAGATTGGGAGAAAGATAGTACATATGTCACAGGGATGCTGTAAGTTAGATTAAATAGTATGAATTTAGAGCAGTGATAGTGTGCTGGAGGGACAAAAG
This region includes:
- the DSN1 gene encoding kinetochore-associated protein DSN1 homolog isoform X1 is translated as MTSVIRTETTEVLEEEPVTSKTHDHPLESDPTPVEVCSKSPASLEMTQGISEERIHLGSSPKMRGSCDLGHQEGLQSRSLHLSPQEQSPNRQDKSQSWRRASMKEMSRRKSLPAFHQGITELSRSISANLTESKRLVALLLSSFQFSVQKIEPFLKDTEGFSLESFRAKASSLSEELKHFAESLESNGTLQKCFEDSKGKESDLSLETSVAEMKEYITKFSVERQSWDQLLQHYQKEAEEIISRGSAETKVTEVEVEPATYLGSSQSEVLNKKPDYQKILQNQNKVFDYMELVMDELQGSVKQLHAFMDESTQCLQKVSVQLGKRSTQQLDPSPARKLLKLQPRNPPTTRCSRSCQ
- the DSN1 gene encoding kinetochore-associated protein DSN1 homolog isoform X2 gives rise to the protein MTSVIRTETTEELSRSISANLTESKRLVALLLSSFQFSVQKIEPFLKDTEGFSLESFRAKASSLSEELKHFAESLESNGTLQKCFEDSKGKESDLSLETSVAEMKEYITKFSVERQSWDQLLQHYQKEAEEIISRGSAETKVTEVEVEPATYLGSSQSEVLNKKPDYQKILQNQNKVFDYMELVMDELQGSVKQLHAFMDESTQCLQKVSVQLGKRSTQQLDPSPARKLLKLQPRNPPTTRCSRSCQ